The following coding sequences lie in one Zingiber officinale cultivar Zhangliang chromosome 2B, Zo_v1.1, whole genome shotgun sequence genomic window:
- the LOC122045082 gene encoding DDT domain-containing protein PTM-like, with protein sequence MELVGRAVKKRFPGFGTFSGFVESYDPDAGYFRVLYEDGDSEELEFQEIASMLMEMGEDASPPEFQVWRGKGRPPKKHRPSEMEFAACEDVDLGSGRVVDSGFIGEDGKLDEPNGNLAGIGEEYINSECNRSCSPLMENCFPKTTEEIFRNGDGVMEGISSNGCSERFAGTPIIMNLKADIGRAEEYGLGVGRFSEHAKENSVGKGDEVTEVEVYEFENCEIYDVSTQTQGCDHENLETKQNDTKKRRRLSGKVYCPQDVPLRRSARRVVATAVSQPYPSHSYMSKSESRFQNCNENDFDNAPEDSKPELPPSSSDLDFHGLPVIDLFSIYTFLRSFSRVLFLSPFSLEMFVSSLRCNFANPLIDHIHFSILQTLKQHLELLSEEGSQLAADCLRSLNWDLLDLVTWPVYLAGYLLIHGSKIKSSAKMAHSNVSTAEYYTLEATTKLEMLHFLCDSVVEAEGMRSELDIRMNECAVTSNAHNNIDRSRNDLTITSADGPLAPEVTEETADGNSDECCLCGMDGSLICCDGCPAAFHSRCVGVVKDLLPEGDWYCPECLLEKHDGLTKLSKSSQGAEVLSTDPHGRVYFSCCGYLLVTDSCDYVSSSVFYNKDDLDSVIRVLKSYHSYSIILNAISAHWGNSLDSCDSVSRLCSGTSKRNMSLDTELPSKDLSSSFQNVANTNNVEKNSKDNCSTDHSGLNNTTISDLSQTHLLSLDHVTGSSHPFTSSQAEEQLIYMANHSQFTQQAIADCSLDPNYTVNEALRVKSSVMNVENRRCLSIGDQNIYSFVTEQRKAGPCQLESDPGGYINYYIFGRVASSVAKDLSCKSTESNNKEIKKSDDDLVLLQLKAISKRYLTYSYYNFLKLSDVQKEKCGWCHSCKTSTNNDCVFVVNDRHLVISKEHTVHLQNEKKSHICSAIDDILSIEFRLNGLLSGMWENPQYSRSWRKAVMETSNVVSLRHMLLILESNLRRVAMLSDWTKPVDSAQTLGSSSHIFMGSMDVPSNTGGSRKHGKKANSGAELTISQADAPSYTPSHICWWRGGRLSRQVFHWKILPQSLTSKGGRQGGCKKISHVFYPDGSEFARRSKFVVWRAAVEMSKTVAHLTFLIKELDSNIRWLELLKSPPFPQLAKESKSLARLFKKVIIRRKAMDVTNVKYLLDFGKRENLPPTVTRNGILHKDPSSERKKFWLSENHVPLYLIKDFELKKLARSMKKTGAKLPSVKVGDFSAKRLERSGNLSYLLSRAEILEGKICGYCNKNVLMREAIKCQLCDGYFHKKHVRVSKGAIPVEYICYRCKDKKSMKANVKKRKIVSREKEKGSGSDSKVLPKKRRRVLVKTKKKPKLKKKQKLVVIRQANSRIVNISNPRKRKRTTMHYSFWLNGLQWARKSVVERAKNFRKANVMLPSQRLFRSSKRPVCCLCLKEYDSELIYVCCDNCKDWFHGDVYGLALEEINNLIGFKCHKCRKRSIPVCPFSSHTGNEISPSREFTMLEVVANVEQDMKERLNSEKSENSSVSDGKDCLDLQNDGSSCVILEVPIAYESECPGRNILDYPFSNLPVNEFQLSGQLKIIATTTYVEQDHGDRLHNETFDSSSPAVHNEEHLDEENNCSASTPARAEDAFTLETTCKDLCSSSTLTVDEIQFCGEFTLTETDNNMGGNSEKKLQSETLEHCSQLVCSENYLDQNKNDSTFGRDEASYTPRTEPENGPCTHPMEGKAVSCKIDNDLHIVMTSQEMESSNEMVIVKELLVSDPLDHPESQKVLSGKEVRVTNAKS encoded by the exons ATGGAACTGGTGGGGAGGGCCGTGAAGAAGAGATTCCCTGGGTTTGGAACCTTCTCCGGCTTTGTGGAATCGTATGATCCGGATGCGGGCTATTTCAGAGTGCTGTACGAGGACGGAGACTCCGAGGAGTTGGAATTCCAGGAGATCGCTTCGATGCTGATGGAAATGGGCGAGGATGCGTCCCCGCCGGAGTTTCAGGTTTGGAGGGGCAAGGGAAGGCCGCCGAAGAAGCATAGGCCGAGCGAGATGGAGTTCGCTGCTTGTGAGGACGTTGATCTTGGGAGCGGCAGAGTTGTGGATTCTGGTTTTATTGGGGAAGATGGGAAATTGGATGAACCGAATGGGAATTTGGCGGGGATTGGAGAAGAATATATTAATTCAGAATGCAATCGTAGCTGCTCTCCGTTGATGGAAAATTGTTTCCCAAAAACTACTGAAGAAATTTTCAGGAACGGTGATGGTGTAATGGAGGGAATTAGTAGTAATGGATGCTCTGAGAGATTTGCAGGGACTCCCATAATAATGAATCTGAAGGCTGATATTGGTCGTGCTGAGGAGTATGGCTTAGGAGTCGGGAGATTTTCAGAGCACGCCAAAGAGAATTCTGTGGGAAAAGGAgatgaagttacagaagttgagGTATATGAGTTCGAAAATTGTGAAATTTATGATGTTTCTACTCAAACTCAGGGGTGCGACCATGAAAATCTGGAAACCAAACAAAATGACACTAAAAAGAGGCGAAGACTATCTGGAAAAGTTTACTGTCCACAAGATGTACCTTTAAGAAGGAGTGCTCGCAGAGTGGTTGCTACAGCAGTATCTCAACCATATCCTTCTCATAGCTACATGTCGAAGAGTGAATCAAGATTTCAAAATTGCAACGAGAATGATTTTGACAATGCCCCTGAGGATTCCAAGCCCGAATTGCCACCATCTTCTAGTGATTTGGATTTCCACGGACTGCCCGTTATCGACTTGTTTTCCATTTACACTTTTTTGAGGTCCTTCAGCAGGGTATTATTCTTGAGCCCATTCAGCCTAGAAATGTTTGTGTCAAGTTTACGGTGCAACTTTGCCAATCCTTTGATTGACCACATACATTTTTCAATCTTACAAACCTTGAAGCAACATTTGGAGTTACTTTCTGAAGAAGGATCTCAGCTGGCTGCTGATTGCCTAAG GAGTCTTAATTGGGACCTTTTGGACTTAGTTACTTGGCCTGTATATCTTGCTGGTTATTTACTGATTCATGGTTCAAAAATTAAATCTTCAGCCAAAATGGCACATTCAAATGTCTCGACTGCAGAATATTACACCCTGGAAGCTACTACAAAGCTTGAGATGCTTCACTTTTTGTGTGATAGCGTCGTGGAAGCTGAAGGCATGAGATCAGAACTTGACATTAGGATGAATGAGTGTGCAGTTACTTCAAATGCCCATAACAACATTGATAGGAGTAGGAATGACTTGACTATAACTAGTGCAGATGGACCTTTGGCTCCGGAGGTGACTGAAGAGACTGCTGATGGAAATAGTGATGAATGTTGCCTCTGTGGTATGGATGGTAGCTTGATATGCTGTGATGGCTGTCCTGCTGCATTTCATTCTAGATGTGTTGGAGTTGTTAAAGATCTTTTGCCCGAAGGTGATTGGTACTGTCCTGAGTGCTTGTTGGAAAAACATGATGGATTAACAAAGTTGTCAAAGTCTTCCCAAGGAGCTGAAGTTTTGAGTACTGATCCGCATGGGCGTGTATATTTTAGCTGCTGTGGCTATCTATTGGT AACTGATTCATGTGACTATGTTTCTTCATCTGTCTTTTACAATAAGGATGATCTAGACAGTGTTATCAGGGTTTTGAAATCATATCATTCTTATTCTATAATATTAAATGCAATATCTGCACACTGGGGAAATTCTCTTGATTCCTGTGATTCAGTTAGCCGGTTGTGTAGTGGAACGAGCAAAAGGAACATGTCTTTGGATACTGAATTGCCCTCCAAGGACTTATCATCTTCATTTCAGAATGTTGCCAATACCaataatgttgaaaagaattcaaaGGATAATTGTTCTACTGACCATAGTGGACTGAATAACACAACCATATCAGATTTGAGCCAGACACATTTGTTAAGCTTAGATCATGTAACTGGTTCATCACATCCTTTCACATCCTCACAAGCTGAAGAACAGTTGATTTATATGGCGAACCATTCTCAGTTTACTCAGCAGGCGATTGCTGATTGTTCTTTGGATCCCAATTATACTGTAAATGAAGCTTTACGTGTTAAATCTTCAGTTATGAATGTTGAGAATAGAAGGTGTCTTTCAATTGGTGATCAAAATATTTATTCCTTCGTAACTGAGCAAAGGAAAGCTGGGCCGTGCCAGCTGGAGTCTGATCCTGGTGGCTATATTAACTATTATATTTTTGGACGAGTAGCTTCATCAGTTGCTAAAGATTTGTCATGTAAATCAACTGAGAGCAACaataaggaaattaaaaaatCGGATGATGACCTTGTGTTGCTGCAGCTAAAGGCAATTTCAAAAAGATATCTAACATATAGTTATTATAATTTCCTCAAACTGTCTGATGTTCAAAAGGAGAAGTGTGGTTGGTGCCATTCTTGCAAAACATCTACCAATAATGATTGTGTATTTGTGGTTAATGACAGGCATCTTGTGATTTCAAAAGAACATACTGTACATCttcaaaatgaaaagaaaagtcacATTTGCTCTGCCATTGATGATATTTTGTCAATAGAATTTCGTTTGAATGGCCTATTATCTGGTATGTGGGAGAACCCACAGTACAGTAGGTCTTGGCGCAAGGCGGTTATGGAGACATCTAATGTGGTATCACTGAGACATATGCTCCTCATA TTAGAATCAAATCTGCGGCGTGTTGCAATGTTATCAGATTGGACAAAACCAGTTGATTCTGCTCAGACATTGGGTTCATCATCTCACATCTTCATGGGTTCAATGGACGTACCATCAAATACTGGTGGTAGTAGAAAGCATGGGAAAAAAGCTAACTCAGGCGCTGAGTTAACTATCTCCCAAGCTGATGCCCCGTCATATACCCCCTCACATATATGTTGGTGGCGTGGTGGGCGACTTTCCCGCCAAGTGTTCCATTGGAAAATATTGCCACAATCACTGACTTCCAAGGGTGGTCGGCAAG GTGGATGCAAAAAGATATCACATGTTTTTTATCCCGATGGATCAGAGTTTGCTAGGAGAAGCAAATTCGTTGTATGGCGAGCTGCAGTTGAGATGTCAAAAACAGTTGCTCATCTGACTTTTCTG ATCAAGGAACTCGATTCAAATATTAGGTGGTTGGAACTTTTGAAGAGTCCACCATTTCCTCAATTGGCTAAAGAATCCAAGAGTTTAGCAAGATTGTTCAAGAAGGTTATAATTCGTAGAAAGGCTATGGATGTCACCAATGTTAAATATCTACTTGATTTTGGTAAAAGAGAGAACTTACCTCCTACTGTTACCAGAAATGGGATCCTTCATAAAGATCCCTCTAGTGAAAGGAAAAAATTTTGGCTGAGTGAGAACCATGTTCCTCTGTATCTTATTAAGGATTTTGAATTGAAGAAATTAGCCCGATCAATGAAAAAAACAGGTGCTAAGTTGCCTTCAGTTAAAGTAGGAGATTTCAGTGCAAAGAGATTAGAAAGATCAGGGAATCTTTCCTACCTACTCTCCAGAGCAGAAATATTAGAGGGAAAGATCTGTGGTTATTGTAACAAAAATGTGCTAATGAG GGAAGCCATAAAGTGCCAGTTGTGTGATG GTTATTTTCACAAAAAGCATGTCAGAGTGTCCAAAGGTGCTATACCTGTGGAATACATTTGCTATAGATGTAAGGATAAAAAATCCATGAAGGCTAATGTTAAGAAGAGGAAAATAGTGTCACGTGAGAAGGAAAAGGGTTCTGGTAGTGATTCAAAGGTGTTGCCAAAGAAAAGAAGACGTGTCTTGGTAAAAACTAAAAAGAAGCCTAAgttgaaaaagaaacaaaaactagTTGTGATCAGACAAGCTAATTCAAGAATAGTCAATATTAGCAATCCTCGTAAGAGAAAAAGAACAACTATGCATTATTCCTTCTGGTTAAATGGCCTGCAATGGGCAAGGAAATCAGTAGTTGAACGTGCAAAGAATTTCAGAAAAGCAAATGTTATGCTCCCATCGCAAAGGTTGTTCAGAAGTTCTAAGAGACCAGTGTGTTGCCTATGTTTGAAAGAATACGATTCAGAACTTATATATGTCTGTTGCGACAATTGTAAAG ATTGGTTTCATGGAGATGTCTATGGCCTTGCCCTGGAAGAAATCAATAATCTAATTGGATTTAAGTGCCACAAATGCCGCAAAAGGAGCATTCCAGTGTGTCCATTTTCAAGTCACACAGGAAATGAGATTTCACCTTCTAGGGAGTTCACTATGTTAGAGGTTGTTGCTAATGTGGAACAAGACATGAAAGAAAGGCTTAATAGtgaaaaatctgaaaattcatCTGTATCTGATGGCAAAGACTGTCTGGATCTGCAAAATGATGGTTCCTCGTGTGTTATACTGGAGGTTCCAATTGCATATGAAAGTGAATGTCCAGGAAGAAATATTTTAGATTATCCATTTTCAAATCTTCCAGTCAATGAGTTTCAATTGTCTGGTCAATTGAAAATCATAGCTACTACTACATATGTGGAACAAGACCATGGAGATAGGCTGCATAATGAAACATTTGACAGTTCAAGTCCAGCTGTTCACAATGAGGAGCATTTGGATGAAGAGAACAATTGTTCTGCCTCAACCCCAGCCAGGGCTGAGGACGCATTTACTTTAGAAACTACATGCAAAGATCTGTGTTCATCTTCGACCCTCACAGTTGATGAGATTCAGTTCTGTGGGGAATTCACCCTCACAGAGACTGATAATAACATGGGGGGAAACTCTGAAAAGAAACTTCAAAGTGAAACTTTAGAACATTGTTCACAATTGGTTTGCAGTGAGAATTATTTGGATCAGAATAAAAATGACTCTACATTTGGTAGAGATGAAGCATCATATACTCCAAGGACTGAACCAGAAAATGGTCCTTGTACCCATCCAATGGAAGGGAAAGCTGTATCTTGCAAAATTGACAATGATTTGCACATTGTAATGACCTCGCAGGAAATGGAGAGCTCGAATGAAATGGTTATAGTCAAGGAGTTGCTGGTTTCTGATCCCCTAGATCATCCAGAGTCACAAAAAGTTCTATCTGGAAAGGAAGTTCGTGTTACAAATGCAAAAAGTTAA